The window gcagggtccagggaagggtccgaccactttgggtctatagtacgcagccttataGACccgaagtggtcggacccttccctggaccctgcgcaagcgggagctacatgcaccaggttgcccattCGATGATAATATAATTCAGTAAAATTTATAATTGTATCAAATTTACTACAAACTGTATAAAACTAACCCCGATCCTTGTATGCACACATCCAAAACAAAGGAGCACATCAAGTAGAAGGTCTCCTCTCCAAACCGGAGAGGAGCATATACGAGTTTCAGGCATTAGTCATATTTGCTTTTACGACTACATTATATGGTTGGAGTCATTGTTATTGCATATATGAGTTTCAGTCATTATTACTCTTATTTGCTTTTATGGCTACAGTATATGATTTTGAGTCATTGTTACCATATATTTTCTTCTGATGCAAGCCTGTATCTACACTCCCATTCTCATTTGATCATTTCCTTCTTTCTTTTCTATTCTGCAGGGCACATGTCTTTCAAGTACGATAAAGATATTGTAGTTAGCTTGTTGGGTATATCATTGTTGTTGTCTCCTAATTTTTGTGAGGAACAAATGGTGTACATTTTGAGATGCATAGAAAGGTTGGGAGGTGACTTGTACTGCTGCTTCCTCCTGCAATTTCTAATGCTCTGACAAGGGTTAGCTTAGCTGCTGTGTTGGAATGGGCAATAGCAGAAAGTATGCTACAAAGTTAATGCAAGCTGATTGAAGTGATTTATTTTTACCTCACAGTTGCATTTTGTTGGCAGATTTGGTGGAATTTGATTGCTGTTGTGGATTGGTGGGACATTGTCACTTGCAAACAGAGTTCTGCTGCAGATAATTTTGGTGAGTAACTAAGTTTGTAGTTTGCCAAGTTTAATTTATTTGACTTCCCCGTGCAATTTCAAGGGAAGTCAACAGCTTATCTGAACAATACCCTGTAATTGTAAACAAACTTGTAAGAAATGGCACTATTTCATTTTCCGAAGCAGTTTTATCAACTACATTGCCATTTTAGCAAACCAAAAAGTGTACTATTTGATGCAGAGCTTCTACTTAGTGCGTGTTAAATGCCCTCTTTCATAGTGTCAGTATAATAATTTTAAGCAAGTAAACAATAGAGGGGGCAGAATTTACCCATTAGTTGATAGTGACTTTCTTATTGTTTTATTGAACATAGTATTCCAAAGCACCGTCCAGCAATAAGTTGAAACCATTGAAAGCTTCCTTCGAATAGGATGGATCCCGAGAGATCTACTAGTGCCCGTAACACCTTCAAAGATACCAAtcgttttttaatttttttgtgaattttatGAAATTCATACCATTGGGAAAATGTATCTCAGTCACATGATGTTTTTTTACACGAAAAGTCACGTGATGCATACAATATATTTCTTCTCTGTAATCACATCAACCATGATGAATAAAATCTCATAACATGTTCTTAGATAGTTAAAGGTTCCTATACTAATCAAGATAATCAATGCTATACATGATCTGCCAATTCGGAACCCATCCGTACGAACCAACCAATGGCACATACATATCTTTTCCTGTGACTCTTgtccaaactaaaaagaaaaagaagctgATTATGGTCAATTTGGTAACTTTATTGTTACAttatactcatatatatatatatatatatatatatgtatgtatgtgtatatatatatatatatatatatatatatatatatatatatatatatatgtgctacttGAAGATATGTGGCATGAGACTAGGCAGATGGCCCCAGACGCTTCTTCCCTGACAAGGATGCTTCAGGTTTATCATCAACACAACTTGGAACAAAGCGAACCAGATGAGCAAATGAAGTGTATGGAGGTAACCTTGACTCCCATGCGATTAGCCAAAAATCTCCCTTTGGTGGAACAGTACGGCCTGCTTCTGCTAGCGAATCCCCAAAAACCAGTTTGGGTAGACTGCTATTTGGAGAGCTAGGAGAGGGAGCAGCAGGAGACAAGAGGTAGTGAGGGCCGAGGTGTACCGGACGGCCCTGATCCAACAGCTCATTTGGATGGACGCCAAACCTGGAAATGTTCATCTTCATTGTGATTCTGATCCTGTTCAATGTGCTAAGCCAGAAATGGGCATTCAGGTTCTTTCTCAGTGCATGTGCAATCAAGTTTGCTGGGATGAGTGATCCTCCCAACACTACAGCAAACTCTTCCACTATCGTTGCTAACCGCGGATGGTCTCCCGGGTTCGCGCTTCCGAATGCGAGCGTCTTGAGCAGGTAATTGTACTCTTCGAATGCCAGACGGTTCAGAGAAATAGTCTGTACGGTCCCAAGTTTCTTCAAGCTTTCATTTCGGCCTAAGATTATAACTTTGCTTCCTCTGTCCATGCTGGTAACAGATGAATAGAATGTCCTCCAGTCATCGGCATCTACATCAGAAGCAAACTCGACAACTACCAGTATCTTCCCTGACGGAATTTCATTGTCTGTTATTTTGGTAAGACCGTCTCCACTCAGGTGCAAAATAACTGTGAAGTGAGAACGCACCCTGTCATACCTGCATACATGTGCCACAAGGGTTTTCTTCCCAACTCCACGTCCACCAATGATCGGTAGTACCGCCGGAGGACCAGGTATGTCCTGTTGCAGCAAGAAGTTGATGATCTTCTGCTTCTCGACATGCCGACCAAACATGAAGTTGTCGACCTGAAGATAGGCATCATACGGTCTCCGGGAGACGCGCTCGCATCCGGCCAAAAGCACGACGAACTCCACCATGTGGTCAACAACAGCTTCCAGACTCTGAAGTGCACTTTGTAACTCCGAGTTGGTGGCCTTGTTTGTCGAAGAACTTGTGCGAGCACGTTTGAATGGAATGATATAATCAGACGAGGTAAATGAATCGCTGACCAAATCCTTAGATGTCTCCTTATCTTGCCTGTACCTGATGTTGTCCAACACATGGTACCCTTGGTACATGAGGGTCGACAGCTTTTTCAACTGCATGAGCATACAAGAGTTGGTGATGCATCGTCCGTCCGCCTCCTCGACGACCGTGTGAACTCTCAACAGGAGTTGCTGCAGCCTCTCCGCCTTCTCCTCCGAGCATAGATGATCCGCGTATTTGTTCATGAGAAAAGAGATGAATCGGCTGGCGAGGTCACCTGTAACGGCAGATATTGCAAGATCCATCTCCAAATCTTCTGAGCTAGGtgtaggagagagagaggggagggagtCGTGTAGTTTATGCACCTGAATACCTGATATGTGTCACAGATACTAGACCTAGAGATGAACAAGCTTGCTTCAGGCCTATGGCAGCTGTTACATCACATCTATAAAAAAAATCTACTATGGGATCAAGGAGCtccgggggtcctcctcctttttTAAAAAATGGGATCAAGGAGCCAAGAAGAAAGATCCTAGTTTTACGCCAATCCAAGACAACCTCCTCAGTCCTCAGCTTTCAACATCGATTTGGTACAGAAGCAAGAAACTGTAAGACAGCTGGTAGGTCAGTTCAGCTTGATGCAACACGCCAAGGTCCTTGTCAACCTCCAAGACCCAGCTACCGTGTATGGTCATCTGTCATCGTGCCGGTCAAGCGTGCCGTCCGAGTGAGACAAATGCGGATAGGTTTTTCTTTCGGGTCAATCATGTTGTTACTAAAGGACGGGACTACAGTCTACAAAACAGAACCCTGTGTGAACTGACCAAAACTATTGGACGCTGGTACTTCCTTCGTCTCAAAATGTAGCGTATTTAGATTTTTTTTATGTTAGACTTAGCGAAGTTTAACAAATTTTATAGAGGTATCTAATACAGTACTAAATAATATCCAACACGAAAATATATCTCAGGACCTTATCTAATGATGTGTATTTCATATTCTAAATGTATATATTTTTCTTtagaaacttggtcaaagtttatgaagtttgacttttgAAGAAAGGGCTAATTGCAtttgtgtccctaactcgaactcACTACTAATATTTGCCCTTCCCTTAGGTCAAGGTCAAGTTAGGGGGGAAATGTAAATGTCCCAAAAAATGTATATGCACATATTATGGGATGAAGGAAGTAGTAGGAGTATcgcgttttttttttgcggggaatggGAGATTGATTAACTTAACAAGGCAAATCGTTCATACAAAGACTCAAAATATGATCCGTGCTCAAGCCTGGCCACATCGTAATTCGCGGGTGCTTCGCCCATAGGCAGCTAGGCCATGGCTAACCTTACTTTGAGTACGACTAATTAAGCTAACACAGTCTCCTTGCTACTATTTGCAATAATATCCACTGGCTTGTTTAGTTTCAAACATCAGAAATTCTAATCGGTCTAATACGTTTTGTCTCTCAAACTGCTAATTTGAACGATGGTATACTTTTTTAGGTACatgatttacttttattgttggctTTCTCGCAGTGAGATTTTCAAATTAGATCCCATATTAATGTATTTCAGTAAACAAATCGCCAGTACTTGTCAGGTTATTGTACTTACTTGCATATTATTTACAAGCAGTTATCGTGATGTTGTTGCATGCTTGGTTAAGATTTTAGTTGTGTCAATTACCACGTTATTTCATACAGCTTTTCATTTTTACAAAACTGTGGCTGCCGGGATAATTGCTATGGTTGCTTCCACCGGCAGAGCTTCAGCAAGGCTGAAAGGGCCATCGCCTGCCCTGGGTTGGAGAAAAAAATTACACGAAGTCTAGCCCATATTAATGCATTGATTTTTAATTTGGTCGTGCTGTTTGTACTATCCGGCCCGTCCAACATATTTTTGATAGCTCCGCCACTAGTTGCTTCCCTAGTTGCCAGATTAATTATATCAAGTTTTCATGTGTATTTTGTGTAACTTGTCATGCTTGCACAACCTTTAATTAGTTTGTCATCCTACACACAGGGGGTTGCCACTTGCCATATATGTACACACACACATTAATTTTttcaaaaggggggactccccggcctttaCATCAGAATGATGTATACGGCCAACTTTATAAATAAGCAaataggttcaacaaggtcttaaagCCTGAAATAAAAGTAAAGAcaagctcacaaagagccacaGTGTCAAAAACACAAAAGCCAAaaggccacaaccggctggcataagaaagataggaaaactaattgcccatcctattacatgaccgccatccaaaccggttaaaGATATCcagcgctaccatctcccactgaatagatccagtaaccaaacgctccctggcctccatcggagtaagtagcgaccacatacggatcagcgcagtggctcggaagataacctgcaaaaaatgaatatttgttgttctattaaaaaccaaatcatttctgcagttccaaattgcccacaataaagcacatacccctacgcgaatgtgtctagctgtttcggactctatcccaataagccacgttccaaataacatgCTGACAGAATTCAgatgagtaatgttaaaggcaatgtgCACCGTCTGCCACAAAAATTTGGCCAACGAGCAATCAAGAAAAAAGTGTttgatagtttcatcccgatcacaaTTACACCTAGTAGATCATGTCCAGTTGTGCTTTACCAAGTTATCCTTTGTTaatatgacttgtttatgtacaaaccacataaacactttatttTTCAAAgaaactttgactttccaaacatattCTGAACTAGGAATGGCGCTAGAGTTGATAGCATCAAGATACATCGATTTAACTATGAACTCTCCAGCCCTAGTGAGCTTCCAGCGCAACTGGTCGGGCTGTTGAGATAGCTGAACCTCCACCAGTCTACTCACTAAATGAAGCCACGCTTCCCAATGATTGTCGGCAAGCGTCCTCCTAaaatgaatattaagggggatggaCTGAAGTATCGTTGTAACATAAgcatcacgtcgttgaacaatactatAAAGGGACGGGTACTAAAGCGCCAGTGGCGTCTCTCCTAGCcaggtatcctcccagaaacgcgtGGTAGTGCCATTACCGATTATAAACTTTGTCCTATTGAAAAAGACTGATTTGACTCTCATGAGCCCCTTCCAAAAAGGCGAGTCCGTCggtctcactgtcacctgggacaaagttttggactgcagatacttactATGGAGAATCTGCGCCCACGTGGCATCAGTCTCAACTGATAATATacaaccacttgctgagaagacatttgttcttgacttcaagattttcaatgccaagacccccttggtcttttggtcgacaaatgatatcccatttggcgagtctGTATTTTTATTTTAGTTCATCGCTCTGCCAGAAGaatcgggatcgatagaagtccagccttttcctaacaccaactgggacttcgaagaaagacaagagaaacataggcatactcgtgagcaccgaattaataagaattaatcggcctccgtatgacatgagcttgcccttccagcaactcagtttcttctcaaaccgatcctcgatacacttccattctctgtttgtcagcttagATGGTGAATATGTATACCTAAGTACGTAAAAGGTAAAGTCCCCAATTCGcatcaaacaattgcctataagcctcttgttcctcattggctctaccaaaacagaacaattcgcttttatgaaagttaatctttaacccggtcaattgttcaaataagcgtaacatcagcttcatatttctcgtttttgccaagtcatgctccataaagatgatcgtatcatcagcgtactgtaggatagacacacctccatcaactagatgaggcaccaagccacccacctgaccagcCTCCTTAGCTCTTTCTATTagaattgccaacatatcaaccacaatgttaaacaaaataggagacatcggatcaccttgtctcagacccttatgtgtctggaaataatgacctatgtcgccattcactttaattccaacactccctttttgcgtgaaagattctacttggcgtcgccaggcttcatcaaaacccttcatatgtaaggcctgttgaaggaaaggtCATTTGATTTTATCGTACACACACACATAGTTATCAGGTTTAACCAAGCGTAATTGCCAGATGTATACACATGGTTGCCAAGTTAGTTTGGTTGTCGGGGATTTCTTTGCCAGGGGTTGCCGGGTTTTAAGCACTGATTTATAGACAAGTTGCTAGGTTTTAACATGTATAATTGCCATGCTTTAAGAAAAAATGAGTTACTTGTCAGGTTTAGCGGGACAAAGGGGTGTAGTTGCTCAGTTAAATCTAGGGATAAGAAAAAGCTATGATTAATTTTTGTCGGCTGCTACGAATCAGCCGTCTGATCAGCGCGCTGGTGACCGTTGATGACAGCAACGCCACGGCATCAGTAAGCACGCGACTGCTTCGATGCAGCGCTGCTATCATGTTATGTTTTTACACAAAAAGTCACTCTCAGTAATCACACCTACCATTGACGAATAAAAGCTCATAACATGTTCTTATAGAGATAGTTAGGTTCCTATACTAAACAACATAATCAATACTGTACATACGCTGCCAATTCGGAACCCATCCCTATGAACCAACCGATGGCACATAACTTTTCCTGTGACTCTTGTCCAAACTGAAAAAAGGTGATTATGATCAATTTGGTACGTTTATCGTTACATTATACTCAGAGCTATAAATATCTCATAAGATAAAATGCTACTTGAAGATATGTGGCATGAGACTATGCAGATGGCCCCAGACGCTTCCTCCCTGACAAGGATGCTTCAGGCTTATCATCCACACAACTTGGAACAAAGCGAGCCAGATGATCAAACACAGTGTATGGTGGTAGCCTTGATTCCCAAGAGATCAGCCTAAAATCTCCCTTCGGTGGAGCAATATGGCCTGCTTCTGCTAGCAAGTCCCCAAATATCAGTTTGGGTAGACTACTCCGACTGCTAGCAGAGGGTATAAGGCATGATGGAGCTGGAGCAGCAGGAGACAAGAGGTGGTGAGGGCCGAAGTGAACCGGACGGCCTTGATCGAGAAGGCCATTTGGATGGCAGCCAAACCTGGATATGTTCACCTTCCTTGTGA is drawn from Triticum dicoccoides isolate Atlit2015 ecotype Zavitan chromosome 6B, WEW_v2.0, whole genome shotgun sequence and contains these coding sequences:
- the LOC119321085 gene encoding disease resistance protein RGA2-like, whose protein sequence is MDLAISAVTGDLASRFISFLMNKYADHLCSEEKAERLQQLLLRVHTVVEEADGRCITNSCMLMQLKKLSTLMYQGYHVLDNIRYRQDKETSKDLVSDSFTSSDYIIPFKRARTSSSTNKATNSELQSALQSLEAVVDHMVEFVVLLAGCERVSRRPYDAYLQVDNFMFGRHVEKQKIINFLLQQDIPGPPAVLPIIGGRGVGKKTLVAHVCRYDRVRSHFTVILHLSGDGLTKITDNEIPSGKILVVVEFASDVDADDWRTFYSSVTSMDRGSKVIILGRNESLKKLGTVQTISLNRLAFEEYNYLLKTLAFGSANPGDHPRLATIVEEFAVVLGGSLIPANLIAHALRKNLNAHFWLSTLNRIRITMKMNISRFGVHPNELLDQGRPVHLGPHYLLSPAAPSPSSPNSSLPKLVFGDSLAEAGRTVPPKGDFWLIAWESRLPPYTSFAHLVRFVPSCVDDKPEASLSGKKRLGPSA